The following coding sequences are from one Gossypium raimondii isolate GPD5lz chromosome 4, ASM2569854v1, whole genome shotgun sequence window:
- the LOC105780685 gene encoding uncharacterized protein LOC105780685 isoform X1, whose translation MLLVQLSRFRFSLLFLFIVSFLFNKFLLGFQLLQIQNQYKLIKPGCSVLDLGCAPGAWLQVACQSLGPLKNGGAVVGIDVKKVKVPSLHCDARVQTISADVMKLSKPQVMELSPKKKGFSVILSDMCPSVSGISTRDAALSFELGMRALDLAVGRAMNLSNDNFQNEGESCTCSPYDKGVLLSRGHLVIKLLESEDTKELSQICKPLFKKSTWLRPKATRSSSREIYLICQDLKSQ comes from the exons ATGTTGCTCGTTCAGCTTTCAAGGTTTCGGTTTtcattactttttcttttcatcgtttcatttctttttaataaattcttGCTTGGTTTTCAGTTGCTTCAAATACAGAATCAATATAAGTTAATAAAGCCAGGTTGTTCAGTTCTAGACCTTGGTTGTGCCCCTGGTGCTTGGCTTCAG GTTGCTTGTCAGAGTTTGGGTCCATTGAAGAATGGTGGGGCTGTCGTGGGAATTGATGTTAAG AAGGTGAAGGTTCCTTCTCTTCACTGTGATGCAAGGGTTCAAACTATTTCCGCTGATGTCATGAAACTATCCAAGCCACAAGTTATGGAACTCTCGCCTAAG AAAAAAGGGTTCTCAGTTATACTTTCAGATATGTGTCCTTCGGTTTCAGGAATTTCAACTCGGGATGCAGCTTTGTCCTTCGAGTTAGGTATGCGAGCACTCGATTTAGCTGTCGGTAGAGCCATGAACTTGTCAAATGATAATTTCCAAAATGAAGGAGAGTCATGCACTTGTAGTCCATATGATAAGGGTGTATTGCTGTCCAGAGGGCATCTCGTCATTAAGCTTCTGGAGAGCGAGGATACAAAAG AATTGAGCCAGATTTGCAAACCACTCTTCAAAAAATCAACATGGTTAAGGCCCAAGGCTACAAGATCCTCATCCAGagagatttatttaatttgtcaagATTTAAAGTCACAGTAA
- the LOC105780685 gene encoding uncharacterized protein LOC105780685 isoform X2 yields the protein MSGGGAPDFFYREAQRLGYVARSAFKLLQIQNQYKLIKPGCSVLDLGCAPGAWLQVACQSLGPLKNGGAVVGIDVKKVKVPSLHCDARVQTISADVMKLSKPQVMELSPKKKGFSVILSDMCPSVSGISTRDAALSFELGMRALDLAVGRAMNLSNDNFQNEGESCTCSPYDKGVLLSRGHLVIKLLESEDTKELSQICKPLFKKSTWLRPKATRSSSREIYLICQDLKSQ from the exons ATGAGTGGAGGTGGAGCACCCGATTTTTTCTACAGGGAAGCTCAACGTCTCGGCTATGTTGCTCGTTCAGCTTTCAAG TTGCTTCAAATACAGAATCAATATAAGTTAATAAAGCCAGGTTGTTCAGTTCTAGACCTTGGTTGTGCCCCTGGTGCTTGGCTTCAG GTTGCTTGTCAGAGTTTGGGTCCATTGAAGAATGGTGGGGCTGTCGTGGGAATTGATGTTAAG AAGGTGAAGGTTCCTTCTCTTCACTGTGATGCAAGGGTTCAAACTATTTCCGCTGATGTCATGAAACTATCCAAGCCACAAGTTATGGAACTCTCGCCTAAG AAAAAAGGGTTCTCAGTTATACTTTCAGATATGTGTCCTTCGGTTTCAGGAATTTCAACTCGGGATGCAGCTTTGTCCTTCGAGTTAGGTATGCGAGCACTCGATTTAGCTGTCGGTAGAGCCATGAACTTGTCAAATGATAATTTCCAAAATGAAGGAGAGTCATGCACTTGTAGTCCATATGATAAGGGTGTATTGCTGTCCAGAGGGCATCTCGTCATTAAGCTTCTGGAGAGCGAGGATACAAAAG AATTGAGCCAGATTTGCAAACCACTCTTCAAAAAATCAACATGGTTAAGGCCCAAGGCTACAAGATCCTCATCCAGagagatttatttaatttgtcaagATTTAAAGTCACAGTAA